One Fusarium oxysporum f. sp. lycopersici 4287 chromosome 8, whole genome shotgun sequence genomic region harbors:
- a CDS encoding hypothetical protein (At least one base has a quality score < 10) — MNMIQSLSTEPAKPKRNKTRRVSTLTPEQLARKRANDREAQRAIRVRTKEYIERLERELAELKSNQSRDQTIQDLLRRNTAIERELIRIKEIMGAPAASLSCHESDPTARQLLFPDKLSTTAPQPTTTTTVPMATSALVALPFSSTHRAPFSGGLQQPPRL, encoded by the exons ATGAACATGATCCAATCATTATCAACAGAGCCCGCGAAACCCAAGCGAAACA AAACCAGAAGGGTTTCTACCCTTACTCCTGAACAGCTCGCCCGCAAGAGAGCCAACGATCGAGAGGCCCAGAGGGCGATACGCGTCCGCACCAAAGAGTATATAGAGCGGCTAGAGCGCGAGCTAGCGGAGCTCAAGAGCAACCAAAGTCGTGATCAGACCATCCAGGATTTATTACGCCGAAATACGGCTATAGAGAGAGAGCTGATCCGAATCAAGGAGATTATGGGCGCGCCAGCGGCCTCGTTATCTTGCCATGAATCAGATCCAACTGCACGACAACTTTTATTTCCCGACAAGTTgtcaacaacagcaccacaaccaacaacaacaacaacagttCCAATGGCAACGTCAGCACTGGTAGCGCTGCCATTTTCTAGCACTCACAGAGCACCATTTTCGGGGGGACTACAACAGCCACCACGACTATAA
- a CDS encoding beta-lactamase, with translation MAAHDKTYEGLVKGKKAKSKDIVHNLRNLPLTTEPWVKYSYTNLMYTTISHVIKIITGKWLRDVLKELIWVPLDMDSTLFDLQDASHAPNQLASGYYWDIKEGKYGEVPFINVTQLSGAGAIFSNVLDFAKWVKCLLHEAAPFFKEVHRDIKSSRMIEPTQLDEPSDMVTYGLGWHHSLFKGHVIYTHSGGVHIYGAQVYWLPSIRYGVVAFANTVLTSNAVEEILTWNLIQDRLKIPENERSDVKSKSDTPSTVLRNVY, from the coding sequence ATGGCAGCTCACGATAAAACCTACGAGGGGCTAGtgaaaggaaagaaagcCAAGTCTAAAGATATTGTCCACAACTTAAGGAATCTACCTTTAACCACCGAACCATGGGTCAAGTACTCTTATACGAATTTGATGTATACCACAATCTCACATGTTATTAAGATTATCACAGGAAAATGGCTTAGAGACGTGCTGAAAGAGCTGATCTGGGTGCCGCTGGATATGGACTCAACCCTTTTCGATCTCCAAGACGCAAGCCATGCCCCTAATCAACTTGCTTCGGGTTACTATTGGGACATAAAGGAAGGAAAATACGGTGAGGTTCCTTTCATAAACGTTACTCAGCTCAGCGGCGCCGGGGCAATTTTCTCAAATGTCCTCGACTTCGCTAAGTGGGTAAAATGCCTACTTCACGAGGCAGCTCCATTCTTCAAAGAGGTACACAGAGATATAAAGTCTTCAAGAATGATTGAACCCACGCAGCTGGATGAACCCAGCGACATGGTGACATATGGACTCGGCTGGCACCACAGCCTCTTTAAGGGGCATGTTATATATACTCACAGCGGAGGGGTGCACATCTATGGAGCCCAAGTCTATTGGTTACCTAGTATCAGGTATGGCGTCGTTGCGTTCGCGAACACGGTCCTTACCTCAAATGCCGTGGAGGAAATCCTGACATGGAACTTGATCCAGGACCGACTTAAAATCCCAGAAAACGAGCGTTCTGATGTCAAGTCTAAGTCCGACACGCCTTCCACTGTCCTACGAAATGTTTACTAA